The Methyloferula stellata AR4 genome includes a window with the following:
- a CDS encoding FkbM family methyltransferase, giving the protein MLNLIDVGGAGGLQGKWEARLGSIAPTIFEPNTTEADKIRDKYRAHKDIRVVERGLFNVSGQRTLHLTQHWGCVSLRQPNFDILSKYPIAKQFKVVGEKTIDCYRYDELFAKGEVPKPDVIKIDVQGCEYEVLEGFGDLLDGCIGIELETHFYPIYREQKLLHDLVALLGRFGLTLMRLSPINHFEGDMVEADAFFLLAKEKAKTPEEKANRAVVAEVYGL; this is encoded by the coding sequence ATGCTTAATTTGATCGATGTCGGCGGTGCAGGCGGTTTGCAGGGAAAATGGGAAGCGCGTCTCGGATCGATCGCGCCGACCATATTCGAACCGAATACCACGGAAGCTGACAAGATCCGTGACAAATATCGTGCTCACAAGGATATCAGAGTGGTGGAGAGAGGCCTGTTCAATGTGTCGGGACAGCGGACTCTGCATTTGACGCAGCATTGGGGATGCGTGTCCTTGCGCCAGCCTAATTTTGATATTCTTTCGAAATATCCGATCGCCAAGCAATTTAAGGTCGTCGGCGAAAAAACGATCGATTGTTATCGCTACGACGAGCTTTTTGCGAAAGGCGAAGTGCCGAAGCCAGATGTCATAAAAATCGATGTTCAGGGATGCGAATATGAGGTCCTTGAAGGCTTCGGAGATCTTCTCGACGGCTGCATCGGCATCGAACTCGAAACGCATTTTTATCCGATCTACCGGGAGCAGAAGCTCTTGCATGACTTGGTTGCCCTTTTGGGGCGTTTCGGACTGACTTTGATGAGGCTGAGTCCGATCAACCATTTCGAAGGCGATATGGTCGAAGCGGACGCATTTTTTCTCCTGGCGAAAGAAAAAGCGAAGACGCCGGAAGAAAAAGCCAACCGAGCGGTGGTCGCCGAGGTCTACGGGCTTTAG
- a CDS encoding class I SAM-dependent methyltransferase, with the protein MRWSETVKDYYDVRPAPRWGHGKPTHPELTKLLNERRHIYSDILDDMLNIKPVLHAIPMSGDEKNSEIPYWSNTWFSNLDATSLVYFLSRKKPRRYLEIGSGYCTMFARHTIKEQRLDTTIISVDPKPRANIDRLCDRVIRKPLEECDVQIFDELDEGDILFFDGSHRVFENSDVTVFFLEVLPRLKKGVFVHIHDIFLPSDYVATWNERLYSEQYMLAAMLLCKTPPFQVLLPNFFICTDSELVEKVDAVLDSSKGKIPLTYNNAARIPGVSFWLETV; encoded by the coding sequence ATGCGGTGGAGCGAGACGGTAAAGGATTATTACGACGTCAGGCCTGCTCCCAGATGGGGTCACGGCAAGCCCACGCATCCGGAGCTGACAAAGCTTCTGAATGAACGGCGCCATATCTACAGCGATATTTTGGACGATATGCTGAACATCAAGCCGGTACTGCACGCCATACCGATGAGCGGGGATGAAAAAAATAGTGAAATACCCTATTGGTCGAATACATGGTTCAGCAATCTCGATGCGACGTCATTGGTGTATTTTCTGTCGCGCAAAAAACCGCGCCGCTATCTGGAAATAGGCTCCGGCTATTGCACCATGTTTGCGCGCCACACGATCAAGGAACAGCGCCTCGATACCACAATCATTTCGGTCGATCCAAAACCGCGCGCGAATATTGATCGCCTCTGCGACCGGGTCATCAGAAAGCCCTTGGAAGAATGCGACGTTCAGATTTTTGACGAGCTGGACGAAGGCGACATCCTTTTCTTCGACGGCTCACATCGCGTCTTCGAAAATTCGGACGTGACCGTCTTTTTTCTCGAGGTTTTGCCGCGACTGAAAAAGGGCGTTTTCGTCCATATCCACGATATATTCCTTCCGAGCGACTACGTCGCCACATGGAATGAGAGGCTCTATTCCGAGCAATATATGCTTGCGGCAATGCTGTTGTGCAAAACGCCGCCTTTCCAGGTGCTGTTGCCGAATTTTTTTATCTGCACCGATTCGGAATTGGTCGAAAAGGTCGATGCCGTGCTCGACTCTTCAAAGGGAAAAATACCGCTCACTTACAATAATGCCGCGCGGATTCCCGGTGTCTCGTTCTGGCTCGAGACCGTCTGA